The nucleotide sequence TCGTGGGTAGATCACCTTGCTCATACCCGCCGAACCGCGATTTATGTTTTCATTGTCATTGTGACGGCCATTTCGGTGATCGGTGCCCTACGTATTAACGCCATTGGTTATGTAGTAGACGATCTGCCCAAAAACGACCCGATCTATACCGACCTGAAGTTCATTGAAAGCCGCTTTAAAGGCGTAATGCCGTTTGAGGTAAGCATCGATACCAAACGTGCCGGCCGGGTGCTGACGCCCCAGACGATGACCAAAATCCGGCTGCTGGAACGGGAGTTCAGCAAGTATGGCGAGTTTACACGGCCGTTGTCGCTGGTCGAAGCCGTCAAGTTTTTCTACCAGTCGTACCGGGGTGGCGATCCAAAGTATTACGCCCTGCCCGGTGCCCTCGAACTGAGTCAGCTGGCCAGTTACGCCCCTCAGCTAAAAGGGTCAGAAGGCCAGTTTAAAGCTTACCTGGACAGTACTCGCCGATATACCCGCGTCAGTTTCCAGATGCCCGATGTCGGTACGGTCCGCACGACCGAACTGCTGAACACACTCCAGCCCAAAGCCGACTCTATCTTCAATATTGACCGCGAAACCGGGAAGCGCGTTGCGCCTGATGAGCAGTATGACGTGCATGTTACAGGCAACAGCGTGGTCTTTACGAAAGGAAACGATTACCTGCTGAAAAACCTCGCCGAGAGTACAGTACTGGCGATTCTGTTGGTCTCGGTCATTCTGGTCATTTTGTTGCGCGACGTCCGGCTGAGTTTAATCGCGATTCTGCCGAGTGTAGTGCCGCTCATCGTCACGGCGGGGATTATGGGCTTCTGCGGGATTCACCTCAAGCCCTCCACAATTCTGATTTTCAGCATTGCATTCGGTATCTCCTCCGATGGCACCATCTACTTCATCACCAAATATCGCGATGAACTGAGGCATAGTAAGATGCCACTTGCCCGGGCCGTGTCAGAAACAATCCGGTACACGGGACTAAGCATGTTCTACACGGCAATGATTCTGTTTGCGGGCTTCGCCATCTTCACGGCTTCGACTTTCCAGGGCACCGTTGCACTGGGTATTCTGGTGTCCATCACGCTTCTGATGGGCATGGCCTCCAACCTGATCCTGCTGCCCGCTTTCCTGCTGACGGTGGATAAACGCAGAAGCAGAGCCAGCGTAAGTGCCGGTCAACAGAACAGTGCAGGTTAGTCTCCGCGCTCCAGCCTGCAACTCTGGCGAACTCTACTGTTTCACTAAACGCGCCGTACCAAGTACCCTGCTGGTTTTATCATAGAGCGTCAGGACATACTGGCCCGCCGGTAGGCTCACTATAGCTATGTCGGGGCCCGTAACGCTGGTGCTCATCAGAACCTTTCCCGAAAGGTCGGCGATCCGCACTGACGTCGGTATCGGCCTAGTCGATACGATTCGCACGGCGTCCCGGGCCGGATTGGGATACAGCTGAATTACATTCTCTTGGTCAGGCTCCACATGTAGTACGGTCGGCTGGCCAGTTTGGTAGGTGTTCAGCGCGGCTTTCATGCACGGCATAAGCTGCGTTGTCCCTTTTTCAAACATGGCAAAACCGCCGTCCCACTCCCACCAGGCCGAGGGAATCTGAAGCTTACCCAGCGCGACATAAATCGCTTCGGCATGCCGGCAGCGGCTGTCAGCATCAGCGTTCAGATTGTATGAGCCAAACTCGCCCAGAAAGATAGGAACGCTCTTCGCCACTGACCAGTTTTTGGCCAGTTCGAGCCGACGGTACATATTTTCGTAAGTCGCTTCGCTGGCATAGTTATTAATCGCGCTTTCCACCCAGGTTCCTTTTGCTGATGCCGGTACGTTAATTTTGGTTGTGGCCGTAGCCGGAAAAACAATTCCCTTCAGATCGGGCAGACCCGACCCCGCCCAACTGGCTCCCTGGTGCGTAAACACAAACGGATCATAAAAGTGGAAGGTGTAAATAAGGTTCGGGTCAGCGAAGGGCTCGGAGCGAATCAGGGCGTCGAGTCCGTTCCAGTCATGAAATCCCACGAGGAGTGTATGCTGAGGGGCAATACTCCGTACCGTCTGAATCAGCTGGGTAGCCTGCGCCCGCCAGGCGGCTGCCGTCATATCGTGCGGCTCATTACGAAGTTCGAGGATGACCCGCTCCGGATCGGTGCCTCTGTAGCGCTCAGCAATCTGCTGCCAGAGCCAGGCCAGTCGTTCTGGTGCATCGGCTCCTTTCACGCTCCCGTCAAACTCAATGTGGTGCAGATCGATAATAACGTTCAGGTTGTTAGCCAGGGCCCACTGCACGAGCGAATCAGGAGCTGCCAGAAACTCCGGCGTCTCCCATCGATAAGGGGCATCAATACTGGCCCAGGCGCCAAAAC is from Spirosoma taeanense and encodes:
- a CDS encoding cellulase family glycosylhydrolase is translated as MRFFLFFFALAFSALVSFGQTVAQKRATRLGLGMNLSYLEGYWNGTQSRHFRDFVKLNEVPIRKQRLADIAQAGFKTVRIPVSFGAWASIDAPYRWETPEFLAAPDSLVQWALANNLNVIIDLHHIEFDGSVKGADAPERLAWLWQQIAERYRGTDPERVILELRNEPHDMTAAAWRAQATQLIQTVRSIAPQHTLLVGFHDWNGLDALIRSEPFADPNLIYTFHFYDPFVFTHQGASWAGSGLPDLKGIVFPATATTKINVPASAKGTWVESAINNYASEATYENMYRRLELAKNWSVAKSVPIFLGEFGSYNLNADADSRCRHAEAIYVALGKLQIPSAWWEWDGGFAMFEKGTTQLMPCMKAALNTYQTGQPTVLHVEPDQENVIQLYPNPARDAVRIVSTRPIPTSVRIADLSGKVLMSTSVTGPDIAIVSLPAGQYVLTLYDKTSRVLGTARLVKQ
- a CDS encoding efflux RND transporter permease subunit — its product is MIWHRISSFILANRVALVAVILLGTVFMGYQASRVKLSYEIAKILPVTDPEFQRYEAFKSRFGQDGSVMVLSIETDSMYQLGFFNDWYALSRKIKNIEGIKDVVSNASLYNVVRDDSAHTFRVRPLVPRALTTQADVDSLRKQITSLPFYRGLVQDSTAAATGRGAHLMAVTFDQKVVNTKNRITLVRQVEAVADSFGTRHKLSVHMSGMPYIRTEFTAKVSSEMGLFMGLAFLVTALILFYFFRSLTVVLTALAVVGVGVIWATGYIVLLGYDITLLTGLIPPLIIVIGVPNAIFLLNRYHEELNRGRDQSKALRIAVEKVGETTFFANITTSIGFFVFYFTGSPLLLQFGLVSALGIMTTYVVSLVLIPIMFSYLVAPSPKQRGHMDRRQVNRFLSWVDHLAHTRRTAIYVFIVIVTAISVIGALRINAIGYVVDDLPKNDPIYTDLKFIESRFKGVMPFEVSIDTKRAGRVLTPQTMTKIRLLEREFSKYGEFTRPLSLVEAVKFFYQSYRGGDPKYYALPGALELSQLASYAPQLKGSEGQFKAYLDSTRRYTRVSFQMPDVGTVRTTELLNTLQPKADSIFNIDRETGKRVAPDEQYDVHVTGNSVVFTKGNDYLLKNLAESTVLAILLVSVILVILLRDVRLSLIAILPSVVPLIVTAGIMGFCGIHLKPSTILIFSIAFGISSDGTIYFITKYRDELRHSKMPLARAVSETIRYTGLSMFYTAMILFAGFAIFTASTFQGTVALGILVSITLLMGMASNLILLPAFLLTVDKRRSRASVSAGQQNSAG